The following are from one region of the Populus trichocarpa isolate Nisqually-1 chromosome 8, P.trichocarpa_v4.1, whole genome shotgun sequence genome:
- the LOC7473241 gene encoding protein WVD2-like 7 isoform X3, translating into MGESIVAASSYEDKIGGTAASDPALQVSVSFGRFENDSLSWEKWSSFSQNKYLEEVEKCASPGSVAEKKAYFEAHYKKIAARKAELFDQEKQMEHESSMENNHNIGDLTGKNGQTDSSFDVSNGQTSAEGIWHESKLDNERDGGHVDEPYEDAAIDVHGQASLSGLYEDAANDVQSQASSNGRVKEELENKLDSPESTKLEELALIKEEEKGYQDTRELPKNSEKEKESILMIKEEKVKFDHQRGSSKIIPLSKVRDIARAKKKPEPLVTKQPQISTPKVSKRVPTSSSLSASQSSTKKMNGSLLPRSKNPPAGENKKVTSKSLHLSLTMDPSNSEPDPLITTRKSFIREKMGDKDIVKRAFKTFQNNFSQLKSSAEERAIREKQVPAKGTDVKVSTSMTPRTENIVSLKSSRVDRKTAKLAPSSFVLKSDERAKRRKELSMKMEEKSNAKPAESTHLRTKSKEEKEEEIIKQRHSSNFKPTPMPGFYRAQKASKSPLDKEGSKTLRI; encoded by the exons ATGGGTGAATCAATAGTTGCGGCCTCAAGTTATGAAGATAAG ATAGGAGGAACAGCTGCCTCAGATCCTGCTCTTCAAGTATCAGTTTCATTTGGTAGATTTGAGAATGATTCTTTGTCTTGGGAGAAATGGTCGTCCTTCTCACAGAATAAGTACTTGGAGGAAGTAGAGAAGTGTGCCTCTCCTGGATCTGTAGCTGAGAAAAAGGCCTACTTTGAGGCCCATTACAAAAAGATTGCTGCTAGAAAGGCTGAGCTATTTGATCAGGAGAAGCAGATGGAACATGAATCATCGATGGAAAACAACCATAACATTGGAGATCTAACGGGCAAGAATGGCCAGACGGATTCCAGCTTTGATGTGTCCAATGGCCAAACTTCTGCTGAAGGGATTTGGCACGAAAGTAAATTGGATAATGAGCGGGATGGTGGCCATGTCGATGAGCCTTATGAAGACGCTGCAATTGATGTACATGGTCAAGCCTCATTGAGTGGGCTCTATGAAGACGCTGCAAATGATGTACAAAGTCAAGCCTCATCGAACGGGAGAGTGAAAGAAGAACTGGAAAACAAATTAGATAGCCCCGAGTCAACCAAGCTGGAAGAATTGGCTTTAATAAAAGAGGAGGAAAAGGGATATCAAGATACGAGGGAATTGCCAAAGAACtcagaaaaagagaaggaaagcaTCCTAATGATCAAAGAGGAAAAAGTGAAGTTCGATCATCAAAGGGGATCTTCAAAG ATTATTCCACTGAGCAAGGTTAGAGACATAGCAAGGGCAAAGAAGAAACCAGAACCACTTGTAACTAAACAGCCACAAATTTCCACTCCAAAGGTCTCAAAGCGTGTGCCAACTTCTAGTTCACTGTCTGCATCACAGTCTTCCACGAAGAAAATGAATGGCTCATTGTTACCAAGGAGCAAAAATCCTCCTGCTGGAGAGAACAAGAAAGTGACTTCTAAATCCTTGCACTTGTCTCTGACCATGGATCCCTCAAATTCTGAGCCAGATCCTCTTATAACTACTAGAAAATCATTTATTAGGGAGAAAATGGGGGATAAGGACATTGTCAAAAGAGCATTTAAGACATTCCAAAACAATTTTAGCCAGTTGAAATCTTCTGCTGAAGAGAGAGCTATAAGAGAAAAGCAG GTGCCTGCCAAAGGGACAGATGTTAAGGTTTCCACGTCAATGACACCACGAACGGAGAATATAGT GTCTCTCAAATCCAGTCGGGTGGATAGGAAAACTGCTAAGCTGGCCCCATCTTCTTTTGTCTTGAAAAGTGATGAAAGggcaaagagaaggaaagag ctTTCCatgaaaatggaagaaaaatctAATGCTAAGCCGGCAGAGAGCACACACCTTCGAACAAAATCAAAG GAGGAAAAAGAGGAAGAGATTATAAAGCAAAGACATAGCTCTAATTTCAAACCCACGCCAATGCCAGGTTTCTATAGAGCACAGAAGGCATCAAAAAGCCCATTAGATAAG
- the LOC7473241 gene encoding protein WVD2-like 7 isoform X1: MGESIVAASSYEDKIGGTAASDPALQVSVSFGRFENDSLSWEKWSSFSQNKYLEEVEKCASPGSVAEKKAYFEAHYKKIAARKAELFDQEKQMEHESSMENNHNIGDLTGKNGQTDSSFDVSNGQTSAEGIWHESKLDNERDGGHVDEPYEDAAIDVHGQASLSGLYEDAANDVQSQASSNGRVKEELENKLDSPESTKLEELALIKEEEKGYQDTRELPKNSEKEKESILMIKEEKVKFDHQRGSSKIIPLSKVRDIARAKKKPEPLVTKQPQISTPKVSKRVPTSSSLSASQSSTKKMNGSLLPRSKNPPAGENKKVTSKSLHLSLTMDPSNSEPDPLITTRKSFIREKMGDKDIVKRAFKTFQNNFSQLKSSAEERAIREKQVRHLVPAKGTDVKVSTSMTPRTENIVSLKSSRVDRKTAKLAPSSFVLKSDERAKRRKELSMKMEEKSNAKPAESTHLRTKSKEEKEEEIIKQRHSSNFKPTPMPGFYRAQKASKSPLDKEGSKTLRI, from the exons ATGGGTGAATCAATAGTTGCGGCCTCAAGTTATGAAGATAAG ATAGGAGGAACAGCTGCCTCAGATCCTGCTCTTCAAGTATCAGTTTCATTTGGTAGATTTGAGAATGATTCTTTGTCTTGGGAGAAATGGTCGTCCTTCTCACAGAATAAGTACTTGGAGGAAGTAGAGAAGTGTGCCTCTCCTGGATCTGTAGCTGAGAAAAAGGCCTACTTTGAGGCCCATTACAAAAAGATTGCTGCTAGAAAGGCTGAGCTATTTGATCAGGAGAAGCAGATGGAACATGAATCATCGATGGAAAACAACCATAACATTGGAGATCTAACGGGCAAGAATGGCCAGACGGATTCCAGCTTTGATGTGTCCAATGGCCAAACTTCTGCTGAAGGGATTTGGCACGAAAGTAAATTGGATAATGAGCGGGATGGTGGCCATGTCGATGAGCCTTATGAAGACGCTGCAATTGATGTACATGGTCAAGCCTCATTGAGTGGGCTCTATGAAGACGCTGCAAATGATGTACAAAGTCAAGCCTCATCGAACGGGAGAGTGAAAGAAGAACTGGAAAACAAATTAGATAGCCCCGAGTCAACCAAGCTGGAAGAATTGGCTTTAATAAAAGAGGAGGAAAAGGGATATCAAGATACGAGGGAATTGCCAAAGAACtcagaaaaagagaaggaaagcaTCCTAATGATCAAAGAGGAAAAAGTGAAGTTCGATCATCAAAGGGGATCTTCAAAG ATTATTCCACTGAGCAAGGTTAGAGACATAGCAAGGGCAAAGAAGAAACCAGAACCACTTGTAACTAAACAGCCACAAATTTCCACTCCAAAGGTCTCAAAGCGTGTGCCAACTTCTAGTTCACTGTCTGCATCACAGTCTTCCACGAAGAAAATGAATGGCTCATTGTTACCAAGGAGCAAAAATCCTCCTGCTGGAGAGAACAAGAAAGTGACTTCTAAATCCTTGCACTTGTCTCTGACCATGGATCCCTCAAATTCTGAGCCAGATCCTCTTATAACTACTAGAAAATCATTTATTAGGGAGAAAATGGGGGATAAGGACATTGTCAAAAGAGCATTTAAGACATTCCAAAACAATTTTAGCCAGTTGAAATCTTCTGCTGAAGAGAGAGCTATAAGAGAAAAGCAGGTCCGTCACCTG GTGCCTGCCAAAGGGACAGATGTTAAGGTTTCCACGTCAATGACACCACGAACGGAGAATATAGT GTCTCTCAAATCCAGTCGGGTGGATAGGAAAACTGCTAAGCTGGCCCCATCTTCTTTTGTCTTGAAAAGTGATGAAAGggcaaagagaaggaaagag ctTTCCatgaaaatggaagaaaaatctAATGCTAAGCCGGCAGAGAGCACACACCTTCGAACAAAATCAAAG GAGGAAAAAGAGGAAGAGATTATAAAGCAAAGACATAGCTCTAATTTCAAACCCACGCCAATGCCAGGTTTCTATAGAGCACAGAAGGCATCAAAAAGCCCATTAGATAAG
- the LOC7473241 gene encoding protein WVD2-like 7 isoform X2: MGESIVAASSYEDKIGGTAASDPALQVSVSFGRFENDSLSWEKWSSFSQNKYLEEVEKCASPGSVAEKKAYFEAHYKKIAARKAELFDQEKQMEHESSMENNHNIGDLTGKNGQTDSSFDVSNGQTSAEGIWHESKLDNERDGGHVDEPYEDAAIDVHGQASLSGLYEDAANDVQSQASSNGRVKEELENKLDSPESTKLEELALIKEEEKGYQDTRELPKNSEKEKESILMIKEEKVKFDHQRGSSKIIPLSKVRDIARAKKKPEPLVTKQPQISTPKVSKRVPTSSSLSASQSSTKKMNGSLLPRSKNPPAGENKKVTSKSLHLSLTMDPSNSEPDPLITTRKSFIREKMGDKDIVKRAFKTFQNNFSQLKSSAEERAIREKQVRHLVPAKGTDVKVSTSMTPRTENIVSLKSSRVDRKTAKLAPSSFVLKSDERAKRRKELSMKMEEKSNAKPAESTHLRTKSKEEKEEEIIKQRHSSNFKPTPMPGFYRAQKASKSPLDKAACSII; this comes from the exons ATGGGTGAATCAATAGTTGCGGCCTCAAGTTATGAAGATAAG ATAGGAGGAACAGCTGCCTCAGATCCTGCTCTTCAAGTATCAGTTTCATTTGGTAGATTTGAGAATGATTCTTTGTCTTGGGAGAAATGGTCGTCCTTCTCACAGAATAAGTACTTGGAGGAAGTAGAGAAGTGTGCCTCTCCTGGATCTGTAGCTGAGAAAAAGGCCTACTTTGAGGCCCATTACAAAAAGATTGCTGCTAGAAAGGCTGAGCTATTTGATCAGGAGAAGCAGATGGAACATGAATCATCGATGGAAAACAACCATAACATTGGAGATCTAACGGGCAAGAATGGCCAGACGGATTCCAGCTTTGATGTGTCCAATGGCCAAACTTCTGCTGAAGGGATTTGGCACGAAAGTAAATTGGATAATGAGCGGGATGGTGGCCATGTCGATGAGCCTTATGAAGACGCTGCAATTGATGTACATGGTCAAGCCTCATTGAGTGGGCTCTATGAAGACGCTGCAAATGATGTACAAAGTCAAGCCTCATCGAACGGGAGAGTGAAAGAAGAACTGGAAAACAAATTAGATAGCCCCGAGTCAACCAAGCTGGAAGAATTGGCTTTAATAAAAGAGGAGGAAAAGGGATATCAAGATACGAGGGAATTGCCAAAGAACtcagaaaaagagaaggaaagcaTCCTAATGATCAAAGAGGAAAAAGTGAAGTTCGATCATCAAAGGGGATCTTCAAAG ATTATTCCACTGAGCAAGGTTAGAGACATAGCAAGGGCAAAGAAGAAACCAGAACCACTTGTAACTAAACAGCCACAAATTTCCACTCCAAAGGTCTCAAAGCGTGTGCCAACTTCTAGTTCACTGTCTGCATCACAGTCTTCCACGAAGAAAATGAATGGCTCATTGTTACCAAGGAGCAAAAATCCTCCTGCTGGAGAGAACAAGAAAGTGACTTCTAAATCCTTGCACTTGTCTCTGACCATGGATCCCTCAAATTCTGAGCCAGATCCTCTTATAACTACTAGAAAATCATTTATTAGGGAGAAAATGGGGGATAAGGACATTGTCAAAAGAGCATTTAAGACATTCCAAAACAATTTTAGCCAGTTGAAATCTTCTGCTGAAGAGAGAGCTATAAGAGAAAAGCAGGTCCGTCACCTG GTGCCTGCCAAAGGGACAGATGTTAAGGTTTCCACGTCAATGACACCACGAACGGAGAATATAGT GTCTCTCAAATCCAGTCGGGTGGATAGGAAAACTGCTAAGCTGGCCCCATCTTCTTTTGTCTTGAAAAGTGATGAAAGggcaaagagaaggaaagag ctTTCCatgaaaatggaagaaaaatctAATGCTAAGCCGGCAGAGAGCACACACCTTCGAACAAAATCAAAG GAGGAAAAAGAGGAAGAGATTATAAAGCAAAGACATAGCTCTAATTTCAAACCCACGCCAATGCCAGGTTTCTATAGAGCACAGAAGGCATCAAAAAGCCCATTAGATAAG